The Caballeronia sp. TF1N1 DNA window TCGCGTCCTACGGGTTTGCGCTCAACCGCACGCTCGTCAACGAAGACGAGCCCGCGCACATGCCGCGCCGCCGCGCGCTGATGGAGCCCTTCACGCCCGACGAGCTCGCGCATCACGCGCCGATGGTCCGCGCGCTCACGCGCAGCTACGTCGATCGCTTTATCGACGATGGCCGCGCCGATCTCGTCGATCAGATGCTCTGGGAAGTGCCGCTCACCGTCGCGCTGCATTTTCTCGGCGTGCCCGAGGAAGACATGGACACGTTGCGCCGCTACTCGATCGCGCATACGGTCAATACATGGGGTCGTCCGAAGCCCGAAGAGCAGGTCGCCGTGGCGCACGCGGTCGGCAATTTTTGGCAGTACGCTGGCAAGGTGCTCGACAAGATGCGCGAAGATCCGTCCGGTCCCGGCTGGATGCAGTACGGCATCCGCAAGCAAAAGGAGCACCCCGAGGTCGTCACCGACTCCTATCTGCATTCGATGATGATGGCGGGTATCGTCGCCGCGCACGAAACCACCGCAAACGCGACCGCCAACGCCATGAAGCTGCTGCTGCAACATCCCGACGCGTGGCGCGACATCTGCGACGACCCGAGCCTCATTCCCAACGCGGTCGAGGAATGCCTGCGCCACAACGGTTCGGTCGCGGCGTGGCGGCGGCTCGCGACGAAGGACGTGGTCATCGGCGGCATGGCGATACCGGCGGGCTCGAAGCTGTTGATCGTGACCTCATCGGCGAATCACGATCAGCATCAGTTCGCCGACGCCGACCTCTTCGACATCCGCCGCGAAAACGCCAGCGATCAACTGACTTTCGGCTACGGCGCGCATCAATGCATGGGCAAGAATCTCGCGCGCATGGAGATGCAGATTTTCCTCGACGAACTCACGCGCCGTTTGCCGCACATGAAGCTCGCGGAGCAGCGCTTTACCTATGTGCCGAACACATCGTTTCGCGGACCCGAGCACGTGTTCGTGGAATGGGACCCGGCGATGAACCCGGAGCGCGCGGACGCGTCGGTGCGCGAGGCGCGCGAAGTGGTGCGGATCGGCGAGCCGTCGGCGCATGCGGTGAGCCGGCCGGTGATCGTCGAAAGCGTGGAGGCGTGCGCGGATCGCGTCGTGCGCGTGCGTCTCGCTTCCGCCGATGGCCGCGCGCTGCCGCGCTGGACGGCGGGTTCGCATATCGATGTCGTCTGCGGCGACACGGGACTATCGCGGCAGTATTCGCTGTGCGGCGACCCGGACGAGCGCGGCGTGTTCGAGATCGCCGTGCTGGGCGAAACGGAGAGTCGCGGCGGCTCGGCATGGGTGCACGGCAATGTGAAGCCCGGCGCGCATTGGCGCATTCGCGGGCCGCGCAATCACTTCCGGCTCGACGAGACCGCTGACAGGCTCGTGCTGATCGCG harbors:
- a CDS encoding cytochrome P450/oxidoreductase: MSSAPQCPLHDDASLAPNGCPVSSRAASFDPFGDGYQQDPPEYVRWAREQEPVFYSPKLGYWIVTRYDDIKAIFRDNLTFSPSIALEKITPTGPEANAVLASYGFALNRTLVNEDEPAHMPRRRALMEPFTPDELAHHAPMVRALTRSYVDRFIDDGRADLVDQMLWEVPLTVALHFLGVPEEDMDTLRRYSIAHTVNTWGRPKPEEQVAVAHAVGNFWQYAGKVLDKMREDPSGPGWMQYGIRKQKEHPEVVTDSYLHSMMMAGIVAAHETTANATANAMKLLLQHPDAWRDICDDPSLIPNAVEECLRHNGSVAAWRRLATKDVVIGGMAIPAGSKLLIVTSSANHDQHQFADADLFDIRRENASDQLTFGYGAHQCMGKNLARMEMQIFLDELTRRLPHMKLAEQRFTYVPNTSFRGPEHVFVEWDPAMNPERADASVREAREVVRIGEPSAHAVSRPVIVESVEACADRVVRVRLASADGRALPRWTAGSHIDVVCGDTGLSRQYSLCGDPDERGVFEIAVLGETESRGGSAWVHGNVKPGAHWRIRGPRNHFRLDETADRLVLIAGGIGITPIGAMARRARAVGIEYEVHYSGRSRASMAFVDELTALHGDRLRVYVSAEGERIDFASLHVDGGTQVYACGPARMLDALAAVSDAWPEDALTTEHFESTLSALDPGSEHAFEVELKDSGFTLTVGAGETLLATLRRANVDVQSDCEEGLCGSCEVRVLEGEIDHRDVVLTRAERQSNRRMMTCCSRAKGPRLVLEL